Below is a genomic region from Rhododendron vialii isolate Sample 1 chromosome 5a, ASM3025357v1.
AGTATCTAAGTGAACTAATGAGAAATATTTGTAAAGAATgcagacaaaaagaaaaatcaacctTTGGCACATTGTTAACGGTCATTGCCATATATGCAAATTTTATTGTCTTCAATGTCTCCTCCCGACACTGTACCGAAGGCGACACTGTTGCAATGATGCATGTCTTCGTTCCTCCTCCCAATGAATCGCGAAGCAGACGAGTAAGCATACTATGCCTGAATTAACCTAGATAATAAGCAATCTGAAAGGGAGAGAAGGGCAAGCTAAATATTTCAGAAAAAAACTTCAACCTGTAAGGGATGGACTTAAGATGCTTTGCAAGAGCACTAATAACTTGTCCAAGAGTGAAAAAGCTTTTGTTTATCACTCCAACTTCGCTTGTATGACCCTGTGTAACATAATAAATCATGTCTAACCACAATCATAAATAGAAAGGAATCATCACGTACCTACacaaacaaaaacgaaaaaatgtAGGAAAAGCAAGTCAAATCAATTATGAAAATCGTTCCATCAATTTGTAGTCCCCAATTCAGGGCATGTACTTGGTCCAACCTGCCCCAATTGCAACCGAAGGGACCGGTTGTAGCCTGCATACTCCAATGAGGACGGGAACGAAATCTCACAGAGTACATTAGGCTGTAGTAACTGGAAAATAACTCAAGTATCCTAGTTTTATTACTAATTAGAGTTGAATGTCAAAATACCTCTCTAGCACCAGCTAAATCCACCAGATTCAACGTGCCACATTCAATAATCCCTTCACCATCTGGGGTTGCTTCCACAGTGTGTATAGTTATTGACAAAAGGGTATGCGACCAACTGAAAAACCAAAATATATCCTTAATAAACAAGGAAACTAACTACATATCTTCATGCAGCAAGAGTGGAAGTATCAGTACCGAGATCGTTTGTTTAATAAAGTTTCAGCAGTGTGACGTTTTGCAGACCCTCTTTCAAGTAGATCAAAAACCTGACCAGCACTTGTCACAATTTCCTCCTTTAATCCTTTTACGAGAGCACAACCTTTCCCATCTTCGACGAGAAGCAACTGTTTTTTCTGCCTATCCTCCACCGGAATCCTAGATATCTCCTCAGGGGCGAGCAAGTCAGTGATCTCCTCACTATACAACTCTAAGAAAGTGACTTTAACAGTGCACTTGGCAGTCTGACGCTCCAACTTGTCAAAAATATGCTTCACAGCTCTAGGTATGACACCCGCTTTTTGAGGCAACTCCCCATTACATCCAATCTGTCACAACAGCAGAGAACCCATCCATATCAAAATTGAACTACTATTTCAACCTTTAAAATGAACTAACCACAAAAACAACTGTACCTTTGACCTCTCATACTGTCCGTTCATCGTGTAGCTTTTTCCAGAATTCATGTATCCATATGACATAATCGAACAGTTGAATCCCTCGAATACTTCATTAATAATCGGAACTACAGCTTTGAATATGTCAATTTGTGGAGCCAAAGGGCCAAAAACCTACGAGAATATAACTTCAAGGCTATTAGATTGACATTTCTATCACACCACCGTatcattttttcactttttcattTGGTAAGGGCTTTATTGACAAATTGGTAATCAAACTACATGCAAAACACTGCAACATTTATAAAGGATCTATCAAATACCTTGTCGAACGCGAATTAAAAGCTCAGACCGAATACCTTGTTGAAGGTGAAAACCTCCTCAAGACCGGACGCCTTCTTTGTCGTGAAAACCCTAGGACTGTCGTCTGGAGAGACTGCTACTTTGTCCTCAGTGCAGGTCACCGCCGGCGGCTCATGGATGATCGACTCTTCTTCGGTAAATGGCCTGAAAACAAACGTGTACGTAAATTACTTCTGGTAgttaacaaaattaaaaacctAATAAAacgaaaccctaaccccaagCGTACTAGTACCTGCAACGGAGAACGACTCGAACATCGACGCCTTTCTCTTTCAACATTTTCGAACGAAtaacgaggagagagagagagagagagagagagagagagagagagagagagagaatgtaacAGATGAAATAGTCGATatagagagagagcgagagagaatGTAACAGATGAAATAGtcgatatagagagagagatagtcgATACTTTCTGTTAGTCAGTTAGCTTAGTTTTTATACTGCTAACAAACTAACTGGCGGGAGGCTCTGATTTAAACTTTCATGCTGGcctgaagctttttttttttttaaatgattttgccactcttttttttttttttttaaactactCTCCTATAAGTTGCAAGGGAGTAGCGTTAACAAAAGAATGAGTGGCAAAAAATCaacagccttttttttttttttttccgtgaGATCTCATGTCAAATCTGTATTCTCTTTGTTATACTTCTTCATAAAAGGTCCCAATCTCTGCAAGCGAACACACTAAGTGGCTTTTCAAGTTCCATCCTTTTTCTGCTATGTGATTGCCTAGACAAATATGGCCCTTAAATTCACTGTGTGTACTTGTAAATTGCATATGGGATTGACCGGGTGATCGCCTATGTTGCACGGACACTTTGTCGGAGGTCACGTACCAGTGTCGGACTCCGAGACTCTCTGGTTACAGTCTTATCTTTACCACTTGGCTGCTTTGAGATTGCACAGAGCAAAATGGGTTCTGACTTAAGcttgaatttacaatatttttgTGGTTCAATTGTAATATAAATTTGGGTCTGCTTTTACATGTTGATTGTTGTTTTTACCCACTCAATATGTCACTTACTAGGGATGGAAAGTGGCTTTTCAAGTTTCATCCTTTTTCTGCTATGTGGTTGCCTAGAGAAATATGGTTTATGAGTTTTATCCTTGAATTCACTGTGTTTACTTGTTAAGTGCACGTGGGATTGACTGGATAATTGCCTAATTGCGCGTTCTAGGGTTTTTGTGGTGATTGGTGAGAGGGTCTTTTCTATTTTCAGCAATTTTTCCGTCTTTTTCCTAACTTGGTTGATTGAGATTGCATAGAGCTATTTGGGTTCTGACTTTAAGATTGGAATAacaatgtttaatagttcactGGGATAAGAATTTGGGTCTGGTTTTACTTGTACTTGAACCACTTGATATATCACTTGTAGGGTTTCTATGGTAGCTAGTGTCTTTTCAAGTTCCAACCTTTTTTTCTGTCATGTGATTGCGCAGAGAAATATGGCTTATGACTTTTATCCTTTAATTCACCGTCTTTACTTGGTTATTGCCTGACCCATTTGATCTATCACCAATAGTTCAAGCTGCATAGCAACATTTTCAAAGCTTAACTCTTTTTTGCTTGGTTATGCATTCGAAGTCCTGATTTTTGTCTTGCATTATTGTCTCCAGGTTTTCAGTGTTTTCCAACACCCAACTTGAATTTAAGAAATTGAGTATCTACGTTGATTAAAGAACCAGCAGATTGGGTAAAGGTCGGAGTCGTAAGCGTATCCATCCTGTTAGTTTTGGGTATATTTGTTCAGTCGCCTTGGTGGTTTGTTTTTATCAAAATGGATGACGGGGAGCTCGATTTCTCAAGCCAAGAGGTGTTTGCAAGTACCAACATGGGTGATCTCCCTGGAAGCTGCTCTATGGATAGCTTTTTCGACGACAGTTTCAAGGATACACATGCCTGCACTCATACCCACACTTGCAACCCACCAGGTCCCGATTCCTCTCACACGCACACTTGTTTTCACGTGCACACCAAAATCTTGTCCGCCGACAGTGAAGATAAGGCTTCCACTGAAGATACTTCGGAGTCCTCAGAAAAGAAGTCAAAGAAATGCTCAGTGGGCAATCATGAAGCGGTTCTCAAGTACCGCGATAAGAAGAAGGCACGTGCTGCTTCTCTAGAGGATGAAGTTGTGAGATTGAGGACTCTGAACCAGCAGTTGCTCAAGAGATTGCAAGGTCAGGCAGCATTGGAGGCTGAGGTGGCAAGGCTCAAGTGTTTGCTTGTGGACATTAGAGGGAGGATTGAAGGGGAGATAGGGTCTTTTCCTTATCAGAAGCCGGCTAAAAGTGGTAATATGTATCAAAACATGGTTAATCCGAACTTTCCCGGTGCGTACATACCAAATCAGTGGAATATCGAGTGTGATGATCACGGCTACTGCCTTGAGTGCCTTCAACCAGGGGTGGAAGGAAAAAGTGGGGAAGATATGTTGTTAAATGGTCAGGGCTTTAATGGTTGGGAATTTGAAACTATTCCTTGTTTGGGGAATCAAAACGATGGGTTGAAGGAGTTCTCTATTGGTGGAAATGGGATTGTATCTTCTACAGTCAATCCTTCGCTTGCAAACAAGAGAAAAGGTGAGACTGATGTTTTATGTTTCAGTTATTTTTATGGATAGAAAATGTAGGACTGGTTAAAATTAGGTATGTAGGATACATCTAGTGTTATTGTATGGTAATGAGTAACTGCAATGTTTGATATTtgttaaaatatttgggttCCTTACTGGAAgcagttttgttttttgcaattttataCGATATGTTTTTTGATAACCAAGTGTCCAAGCCAGCTTACGCGCAACTCGACATGTTTATCCGATATGTTTCACGTTCTTATATCCGGGTCTGCTCATTTCTGATCTCAATGTTGGatgctttttcattttcggGCTCCTAACTGGAGGCAGTTGGATCTCTGACTGTGGAGTGGTGTTAATTTCATCTTGAAAATAACAGTAACTTCTCTCCACATTCAAAGTTTCAGCTGAAGAATAATGCTATGAGGAAATTTTGCAATTTGTAGGGCTAGTATTATAGGTTCGCTGTTTCGTGACTCTGCAGTCTTATCTGCAGTTAGTGTAGTTTGAACTTGGTGTGTTTTTGCCAtgattttttggttttcatttttttctcccttGGTTAGCATAATTACTTGTAATATGAAGTTGGAGTTACTTTCGTTGAGAAAAGTACTATTCTTTGATATCACTAGATATTATGGTGATTTAGATAGTTTCCAATCCAACCTAGCAGATCAGCTTGTTTGAGGTAGGACCTGAAGCCTGAGGGAAATGGATTTGTGTTGCAGTCAGTTTTTTGGATCTGAGGTTGAATTTTGTTTGTGGGTTTACTTGAGATTTAGCAGACCCAAATGACTGGGAAACTAGGCTTGGtttgtttagtttagtttggtttggtaaaggTTTATTAGCTAAAAGAGGCAGCAAGACAAAACGTGGCCGAACCCCAGACAAATGAACACACCTATGGCTAGCATTGCCATTTTTCTGATATGATTCCTTCTCAACAAATTTCTCCATACATTTGAGGAAAAACTGCACTCCATAAACAACTTCTTAAGAGATCCTCAGCTTGCAACGTAGCAAACAAACTAAACA
It encodes:
- the LOC131327464 gene encoding kinesin-like protein KIN-5C, which encodes MLKEKGVDVRVVLRCRPFTEEESIIHEPPAVTCTEDKVAVSPDDSPRVFTTKKASGLEEVFTFNKVFGPLAPQIDIFKAVVPIINEVFEGFNCSIMSYGYMNSGKSYTMNGQYERSKIGCNGELPQKAGVIPRAVKHIFDKLERQTAKCTVKVTFLELYSEEITDLLAPEEISRIPVEDRQKKQLLLVEDGKGCALVKGLKEEIVTSAGQVFDLLERGSAKRHTAETLLNKRSRWSHTLLSITIHTVEATPDGEGIIECGTLNLVDLAGAREGHTSEVGVINKSFFTLGQVISALAKHLKSIPYRHSMLTRLLRDSLGGGTKTCIIATVSPSVQCREETLKTIKFAYMAMTVNNVPKVNGRFSQLALKRSMDNVFSNDLILFKILCYVDNCPSMAFARTVRKNWCSTLHCIEQRGGLIGPPICYSLVFLAKALLTRELESLLLEGEKAGDGLRRLAHVMLQKKLRQTLLAIDRLPGFKKPSVNVAQAKLQLQAPPTVNVLECCLLLVE
- the LOC131325461 gene encoding basic leucine zipper 23-like, whose protein sequence is MDDGELDFSSQEVFASTNMGDLPGSCSMDSFFDDSFKDTHACTHTHTCNPPGPDSSHTHTCFHVHTKILSADSEDKASTEDTSESSEKKSKKCSVGNHEAVLKYRDKKKARAASLEDEVVRLRTLNQQLLKRLQGQAALEAEVARLKCLLVDIRGRIEGEIGSFPYQKPAKSGNMYQNMVNPNFPGAYIPNQWNIECDDHGYCLECLQPGVEGKSGEDMLLNGQGFNGWEFETIPCLGNQNDGLKEFSIGGNGIVSSTVNPSLANKRKGGTRAALGGSRATGM